The following is a genomic window from Streptomyces chrestomyceticus JCM 4735.
CGCCCCGTACGTGCCGCGCGGCACGAACGCGGCCACCGAGGCCACGTTGACGACCCCGCCCCGGCGCCGGTCGCGCATCCCCTTCAGCGCCTCCGACGTCAGCCGCAGCACCGCCTCGCAGTGCACCTTGAGCATCTTCAGCTCGTCGGCCATCGGCACGTCCAGGAATTCGCCCTTGTTGCCGAAGCCCGCGTTGTTGACCAGCAGGTCCACCGGATGGGTGCGGTCGCCCAGCCGCTTCTCGACCGCGGCGATGCCGTCCTCCGTCGCCAGGTCCGCGACCAGCACGGACACCTCGACGCCGTGCCGGTCGTGCAGCTCGGTGGCCTGCTCGCGCAGCCGCTTCTCGTTGCGCGCCACGAGCACCAGGTTGTGGCCGTCGCCCGCCAGCCGGCGGGCGAAAGCGGCGCCGATGCCCGCCGTCGCTCCCGTAATCAATGCAGTCGTCATACGGGCACGCTATCCGCATCCGCGCACGCCACTCGCCCCGGCCGGTGTCCGTCGGCCGGGGTACGGGCGCCCTGTTCGGCCGGGTTCAAGCCTCTTGCGTACGGATGTACTTGAGCGCCGATTCGCGCAGCTCGGGGTGGAGTGCCGCGCCCGCCTCCAGGAGCCGCGGCAGCACCTCGCGCCCGGTGGTCATGCCGCGGAAGGCGAGGGCGATCGTCACGTCGTGGTCCGGGCGGTGCTCGACGGTGATCGGGTCCCCGGCCCGGATCTCGCCCGGCTCCAGGACCCGCAGATACGCGCCGGGCACCTCGGCCCGCGTGAAGCGCTTGATCCAGCCCGGCTCGCCCAGCCGGCCCTGGAAGGTCATGCAGGGGATGCGCGCGGAGGTCACCTCCAGCAGCAGCCGAGGGCCGACGCGCCAGCGCTCGCCGATCCGCGCGTGCGTCACGTCCAGGCCGCTGGTGGTGAGGTTCTCCCCGAACGTCCCGGAGGGCAGCGGGCGGCCCAGTTCCCTCTCCCAGACGTCCAGATCCTCGCGGGCATACGCGTACACCGCCTGATCGTTGCCGCCGTGGTGCTGAAGATTGACCACCGCGTCCCCGGCCAGACCGCTCCCGGCGACGCCCTTGGGGCCGGGCGCGGAGACCGCCACCGGTCCGTCGACGGGCCGCTTCCCGATGCCCGTACTGCCCGTGGCACCGGGGTACTCCATGGGCCCCGGCCGCCCCACGTTCACAGACAGAAGCTTCATGGCGGCACGCTACGGGCGCCGGGCCAAAGCCGCGAGTCATTATTTCCCGCTCGCCCCAAGGTCCGCTTATGCTCGAAGCATGATCGAGGCCCGTCATCTCCGTGTGCTGCGCGCTGTCGCCCGGACCGGTTCCTTCTCCGCCGCCGCCCGCGAGCTGGGCTGCACCCAGCCCGCCGTCAGCCAGCAGATGAAGGCCCTCGAACAGTCCGCCGGCACCCCGCTGCTGATCCGTACGGGCCGCGAGATGCGGCTGACGCAGGCGGGCGAGGCGCTGGTACGCCACGCCACCGGCATCCTGGCCGGGCTGACCGCCGCCGAGGAGGAGGTCGCCGCCATCGCCGGGCTGCGGGCCGGGCGGGTACGGCTGGTCTCCTTCCCCTCCGGCAGCTCGACGCTGGTGCCCACCGCCCTGGCCGCCATGCGCGCCGACCACCCCGGCACCCGGGTCTCCCTGGTCGAGGCCGAGCCGCCGCGCTCGGTCGAGATGCTGCGCAACGGCGACTGCGAGATCACGCTGGCCTTCCGGTACCCGGAGGTGCGCGGCGCGGACCCCGCCGCCGAGGCGGAGTGGGACGACCTGGTCGTCCGGCCGGTCCTGGTCGACCGGCTGGTGGGCCTGGTCCCGGAGACGCACCGGCTGGCCGGCGCCGGGACGGCGGGCTACGCCGACCTGGCCGGCGAGCCGTGGATCGCGGGCTGCCCGCGCTGCCGGCGGCACCTGGTCGAGGTCTGCGAGGGGGCGGGGTTCACCCCGCGCATCGACTTCGCGACGGACGACTACCCGGCGGTGATCGGCCTGGTGGGCGCGGGTCTGGGCGTCGCCGTACTGCCGGAGCTGGCGCTGGAGTCGGTACGGCACAAGGGGGTCCGTACGGTCACGATGGAGCCGTGCGTGCAGCGCGAGGTGGTGGCGCTCACCCTGCCGGACCTCGCACAGGTCCCGGCGGTCGAGGCGATGCTCGGGCGGCTCGCGGGGGCGGTCGGCCGCTGAGGCGGCGGGGCGGGGCGGGCGCCGAGGCGTCCGGCCTGGATCGGACGCGGGCCCGGACACCGGCCCGTAGGCGTCGGTCGGCGCGCGGCGGGGACCTGGCCTGACTGCGCCGATCGGGTGAAGTTTCCGAGGAAACGTTTCTTCGGTCCGGGCTCTCAGCCGTTCCGGGCGCCGGGGTGCCCCACCGCCGCCGTCGCCGGCACCAGCCGGTGCCGCGCCCGGCCCATCAGCTCTTCGCGCTCGTCCTCCGTCAGCCCGCCCCACACCCCGTACGGCTCGCGGACCGCGAGGGCGTGCGCCGCGCACTGGGCACGTACCGGGCAGCGCATGCACACCTCTTTCGCGGAGGTCTCCCGCGCGCTGCGCGCGGCACCGCGTTCGCCCTCGGGATGGAAGAAGAGGGAACTGTCCACGCCACGGCACGCGGCGAGAAGCTGCCAGTCCCAGAGATCTGCGTTCGGGCCCGGAAGGCGCGAGAAATCTGCCATTGCTAGTCCCCTCGAAGCGATACCGGTTCGGCCTCGGTGCTCACGACCGTACATCTACTGTCTAAGTAGATGTAAATATGACTCATTGCGAATCTAGCCACAGACACCGTGAAAATGGAAGAAAAGCCACCAAATAGGGCA
Proteins encoded in this region:
- a CDS encoding SDR family NAD(P)-dependent oxidoreductase, encoding MTTALITGATAGIGAAFARRLAGDGHNLVLVARNEKRLREQATELHDRHGVEVSVLVADLATEDGIAAVEKRLGDRTHPVDLLVNNAGFGNKGEFLDVPMADELKMLKVHCEAVLRLTSEALKGMRDRRRGGVVNVASVAAFVPRGTYGASKAWVVQFTQGAARDLAGSNVRLMALCPGFVRTEFHERAGMGTDNIPDWMWLDPDKLVDAAMKDLARGKSLSIPDPRYKALMGVAKLAPRNMLGGITSKTGRKYGPK
- a CDS encoding MOSC domain-containing protein, with protein sequence MKLLSVNVGRPGPMEYPGATGSTGIGKRPVDGPVAVSAPGPKGVAGSGLAGDAVVNLQHHGGNDQAVYAYAREDLDVWERELGRPLPSGTFGENLTTSGLDVTHARIGERWRVGPRLLLEVTSARIPCMTFQGRLGEPGWIKRFTRAEVPGAYLRVLEPGEIRAGDPITVEHRPDHDVTIALAFRGMTTGREVLPRLLEAGAALHPELRESALKYIRTQEA
- a CDS encoding LysR family transcriptional regulator — protein: MIEARHLRVLRAVARTGSFSAAARELGCTQPAVSQQMKALEQSAGTPLLIRTGREMRLTQAGEALVRHATGILAGLTAAEEEVAAIAGLRAGRVRLVSFPSGSSTLVPTALAAMRADHPGTRVSLVEAEPPRSVEMLRNGDCEITLAFRYPEVRGADPAAEAEWDDLVVRPVLVDRLVGLVPETHRLAGAGTAGYADLAGEPWIAGCPRCRRHLVEVCEGAGFTPRIDFATDDYPAVIGLVGAGLGVAVLPELALESVRHKGVRTVTMEPCVQREVVALTLPDLAQVPAVEAMLGRLAGAVGR
- a CDS encoding WhiB family transcriptional regulator, translated to MADFSRLPGPNADLWDWQLLAACRGVDSSLFFHPEGERGAARSARETSAKEVCMRCPVRAQCAAHALAVREPYGVWGGLTEDEREELMGRARHRLVPATAAVGHPGARNG